A part of Paenibacillus sp. IHBB 10380 genomic DNA contains:
- a CDS encoding 5'-nucleotidase C-terminal domain-containing protein yields MNTKKWLTSLTLTLSLLIGSVGTVAANGTTTTTDTQPTGKHITILHTNDMHARAVEASPALGFAKLAGIIDSYRSKNPNTLLLDAGDAVHGTTFATLVEGESVATVMKEMGYQAMVPGNHEFNYGYQRLVELSKIMGFPVLSANIKKKDGSRLFDPYLIKEVDGVKVGIIALTTPETAYKTNPKNVEGLKFTDPSAEAKVFVDELRDKVDVIVVIGHLGQDESSTDTSFKVVKEVPGIDVFIDGHSHTVLENGLLSDNNTLIASTGEYTEHLGVVDLWVDSGKVTKKTATLIDEKEAVNVKPNAKIATLVDSILAKQEPLLKEEVGTTPVKLEGTREKVRASETNLGDLITDAMRDISSSDVAITNGGGIRTSIDAGTITKGGVITVLPFGNQIVTLNVSGADLKAALENGVSDYPEPKGAFPQVSGLSFQIDPSQPQGSRVHSVMVGSKALVLTATYSLATNDFMSVGGDEYTMFSKYTQAGMYGSLDEALIKFIKKNKTISTESADRITEGKLAIVEPTPETKPTKPVTPTPKPEVKPVPTPKPEVKPAPVKDTKVHVVKAGDTLYSISKKYNTTWQVLRDLNHLKNAHWIYPGQKITLSAA; encoded by the coding sequence ATGAATACAAAAAAATGGCTAACATCACTAACTCTTACCCTCAGTTTGCTAATCGGTTCAGTTGGAACAGTTGCTGCAAACGGTACTACAACTACTACTGATACACAACCTACAGGTAAGCACATTACAATCCTACATACGAATGACATGCACGCTCGGGCAGTAGAGGCTTCCCCCGCTCTGGGTTTTGCAAAGCTCGCAGGAATTATAGATAGTTACCGCAGTAAGAATCCGAATACACTCTTATTAGATGCAGGTGATGCTGTTCACGGTACAACCTTTGCTACTTTAGTAGAGGGTGAAAGCGTTGCCACTGTAATGAAAGAAATGGGATATCAAGCGATGGTCCCAGGTAATCACGAATTCAATTATGGATATCAAAGACTAGTAGAACTATCTAAAATCATGGGGTTCCCTGTGCTCAGCGCTAACATCAAAAAGAAAGACGGTAGTCGTCTTTTTGATCCCTATTTAATTAAAGAAGTCGATGGTGTGAAAGTGGGCATTATTGCGCTGACCACTCCAGAAACAGCATATAAGACAAATCCCAAAAATGTAGAGGGCTTGAAATTCACAGACCCTTCAGCTGAGGCTAAGGTATTCGTTGATGAGCTACGTGATAAGGTCGACGTGATTGTCGTTATAGGTCACCTTGGACAAGATGAATCCAGCACAGATACCAGCTTCAAAGTAGTAAAAGAAGTTCCTGGTATTGATGTATTCATTGACGGACACAGTCACACTGTACTGGAAAACGGCTTGCTCTCAGACAATAATACGCTCATCGCAAGTACGGGTGAATATACAGAACATTTAGGTGTTGTTGATTTATGGGTGGATAGTGGTAAGGTGACGAAGAAGACAGCTACGCTCATTGATGAAAAAGAAGCTGTAAACGTGAAGCCAAATGCGAAGATCGCCACCTTGGTAGACTCCATCTTAGCGAAGCAAGAACCTCTTCTGAAAGAAGAAGTTGGAACTACACCCGTGAAGCTTGAAGGAACTCGCGAGAAGGTTCGTGCAAGTGAAACGAACTTAGGGGATCTAATTACAGATGCTATGCGTGATATTAGTAGCTCTGATGTCGCTATCACGAATGGCGGTGGAATCCGTACCTCCATTGATGCAGGTACAATTACCAAAGGCGGTGTGATCACAGTCCTTCCGTTCGGTAATCAAATCGTAACCCTCAATGTAAGCGGAGCTGATCTTAAAGCTGCTCTTGAGAACGGCGTCTCTGATTATCCAGAACCAAAAGGCGCTTTCCCACAAGTGTCTGGTCTAAGCTTTCAAATTGATCCATCACAACCCCAAGGTAGTCGCGTCCATTCTGTCATGGTTGGAAGTAAAGCATTGGTTCTAACAGCTACCTACAGCCTAGCAACGAATGACTTCATGTCTGTTGGTGGTGACGAATACACGATGTTCAGTAAATATACACAGGCCGGAATGTACGGTTCGTTAGATGAAGCATTGATCAAATTCATTAAAAAGAATAAAACGATTAGTACAGAATCGGCAGATCGTATCACTGAAGGAAAACTTGCTATCGTAGAACCCACACCTGAGACTAAACCAACAAAACCTGTGACACCTACACCGAAGCCAGAAGTTAAGCCCGTTCCTACTCCTAAACCTGAAGTGAAACCCGCTCCAGTTAAGGACACTAAGGTCCATGTGGTTAAAGCAGGAGATACACTTTATAGCATTTCTAAGAAATACAATACAACATGGCAAGTATTACGTGACCTTAACCACCTAAAAAATGCCCATTGGATATATCCAGGTCAAAAGATTACACTTTCTGCAGCCTAA
- a CDS encoding S-layer homology domain-containing protein, protein MKVFMKLLMAGTIAFSGMTGLTTNVSIAASVSGFKDVKASFWAERTIRTAVEKGYVDGYPGGFFKPNAEVTRAEFVKMSVTALGLTVEKGTGKWYEDYVKTAQENKLYLDSDFNNKESEWNKAMTRAEMAKVAVRASGKLETEEDKWMYLATKKGLITGLGAGKLGLIEKTTRAQSVTIIERILKVNKGETLPVDKYAVSSAEIAWHGTNIFTVMPEFFVDSRKTENVEELWNEEKMTITSKDGNWKGQLTELIAIDLTDPNDPNLKQIPAISTLKWQNDVISTQKGIPVSKFMNSYILYYKTKILYNKAPDKYFDKPFVPLYFTGFNSPNRDLFFAGRQLNTVAWVFENKPSDSPLFIVPKTGWKQGTDLRIELITPSVSSHNYLSQDVVKVSGPQTNGLF, encoded by the coding sequence ATGAAAGTTTTTATGAAATTATTGATGGCAGGGACTATCGCATTTTCAGGAATGACAGGCTTAACTACAAATGTTTCGATTGCAGCTTCTGTGAGCGGTTTCAAGGATGTTAAAGCTAGCTTTTGGGCAGAAAGAACGATTAGAACAGCTGTAGAAAAAGGTTATGTCGATGGTTATCCAGGTGGATTCTTTAAACCTAATGCAGAAGTGACAAGAGCTGAATTTGTGAAAATGTCAGTGACTGCTTTAGGTCTAACGGTAGAGAAGGGAACAGGGAAATGGTATGAGGATTATGTGAAAACAGCCCAGGAGAATAAATTATATCTAGATAGCGATTTTAACAACAAGGAATCAGAGTGGAATAAAGCGATGACGCGCGCAGAAATGGCTAAAGTCGCGGTACGTGCTTCGGGTAAACTTGAAACAGAAGAGGATAAGTGGATGTATCTTGCTACTAAAAAGGGCCTTATTACAGGTTTGGGTGCAGGAAAGCTTGGCCTGATTGAAAAGACGACTCGGGCGCAGTCTGTGACGATTATTGAGCGTATTTTGAAAGTGAATAAAGGCGAAACATTACCCGTTGATAAGTATGCTGTTTCGAGTGCAGAAATCGCTTGGCATGGAACGAATATTTTCACCGTAATGCCAGAATTCTTCGTTGATTCAAGGAAGACTGAGAACGTAGAGGAACTTTGGAATGAAGAGAAGATGACCATTACTTCGAAAGATGGGAATTGGAAAGGACAGCTTACAGAATTAATTGCAATTGACCTCACTGATCCGAATGATCCGAACTTAAAACAAATTCCTGCAATCTCTACATTGAAATGGCAAAATGATGTCATTAGTACACAGAAGGGGATACCAGTAAGTAAGTTTATGAACAGTTATATTTTATATTATAAAACTAAAATTTTATACAACAAGGCTCCTGATAAATATTTTGATAAGCCTTTTGTTCCGTTATATTTTACTGGATTTAATTCACCCAATAGGGATCTCTTTTTTGCAGGGAGACAACTAAACACAGTCGCTTGGGTTTTTGAAAACAAACCATCGGACTCTCCTTTGTTTATTGTTCCAAAAACAGGATGGAAACAAGGTACGGACTTAAGAATTGAACTTATAACACCGTCAGTATCAAGTCACAATTATTTGTCACAAGACGTTGTAAAAGTATCAGGCCCTCAAACTAATGGATTATTCTAA
- a CDS encoding DUF5704 domain-containing protein, with protein MNFKSRKFMKVFLITCLVTYSLQSLFIEPIEAAEEEILWKTADILYDNKPDTELKKSHHSVFYKEKTLKSKPFNLDAGSGKIITKIVLKKDGESYRTINVNSQKYTDRISLDGQGVPVKSANNQKNGSWFAWERGSRDVHWKPGGGDNYTLGNITTPGSDTANGFLRDKWPGRLITQPVIYTRENPYVSVGSVDYGQFTTKYIDNDPLTIKAANPFQNGFNVSIVDAIQVTSPTGVFGFTDPTTIIKNMKVLDLDQAEITFTQDHGHEGERVNLGTPGAAMMYYFAFYRYDIKTFTYRYPDEYEVYIKDGDGENPKPPDPEGIGSCTYTIQPPSQASAPQTISMDPKATGVIKADDPSNSPYRFDVGQGIPTSEYLYANTLGLNYLFQHTFGNMVGKIKYDCSVDLKYVLNWKIKQDPIKGPDGKPKPVPDKPMTRTEPKNYSFSFTRDYDYWKINNLEVYKINSATMSNYALPSGKVTINPTGYIPPTLESKHSESVNDHVYPKKTGKISFSPPPQDGGYDEPTPDDHSDLLKDMAESQTKDADVQNDRVNFNGDVIMSDEMAIKKAPTPGKIKESPMIGDNVLYLDKQLIRKTLINKANQSSSGTIFYDLLDGHVGGSTGKNYSINHINTVTVHTPVVNYSSVTDDKEHNQKTTPNMNRAAFILDRPFTVRIPTAGQHVQYPGYGNRDYAKYIMTKQVYFPFDVYNAARTQFIPKHTWIDVPIHQLDISFFLPVWVDEGDYTVYFRTIAENAPAKLDTEPDANRDLVNHVATDTVSVEVIGRLYDFHVTDIADYNWETVFRTKKGSSTPSGFSYWVGDKSIDGDPRGNTAPYVLPVAQGKHPSSSHQNVAVKTGYHFKFDFKTKGNMFRNQDGIVITPSFYYVSKDGTSRQAVDLYYNSGSKTMIQLGSAQDIERRYVILNDRLRNVATEELQDTARYLYNHEDAARKVGTLAQFTQIYIEKLSKQKTWIGRYNDLTLPSSVRTLMGPKYNLPSSVDLERANASIQHWYGEYSIPADVYAVKKGTNVAEYGRTHTLDDHAPIFMKQGYITVNFDIETLQNGNITHPHLQYIHAPLMNQWQMEGFSRTYIDPKKQRFSLMDGDVIFYHANFSSRDDFRSQVAH; from the coding sequence ATGAATTTTAAATCGAGAAAATTCATGAAGGTTTTTCTGATAACTTGCTTAGTCACTTACAGTTTACAGTCACTATTTATTGAACCAATTGAAGCTGCCGAAGAAGAAATATTATGGAAAACAGCAGATATTCTATACGATAATAAACCTGATACTGAACTTAAAAAATCACATCATTCTGTGTTCTACAAAGAGAAAACGTTGAAATCCAAACCGTTCAACTTAGATGCAGGTTCTGGGAAAATTATAACAAAGATTGTTTTGAAAAAAGATGGTGAATCTTATCGGACTATAAATGTAAATTCACAGAAATATACAGATCGAATTAGTCTGGATGGACAGGGAGTACCCGTAAAATCAGCTAATAATCAAAAAAATGGATCATGGTTTGCATGGGAACGCGGAAGTCGAGATGTACACTGGAAACCCGGTGGTGGTGATAACTATACCCTTGGGAATATCACCACACCTGGTAGTGATACTGCAAATGGATTTTTGAGGGATAAGTGGCCCGGTCGATTAATTACACAACCAGTTATTTACACTCGGGAAAATCCTTATGTAAGTGTTGGTTCGGTAGATTACGGACAGTTCACCACAAAATATATCGATAATGATCCTTTAACAATTAAGGCCGCCAATCCTTTTCAAAATGGATTTAATGTTTCTATTGTCGATGCAATACAAGTAACGTCTCCCACAGGGGTTTTCGGATTTACAGATCCAACCACAATAATTAAGAATATGAAAGTGTTAGATCTTGATCAAGCAGAGATCACATTTACACAGGATCATGGTCATGAAGGTGAAAGAGTTAACTTGGGAACGCCGGGTGCAGCCATGATGTACTACTTTGCTTTTTACAGATATGATATTAAGACTTTTACGTATCGCTATCCAGACGAGTATGAAGTTTACATCAAAGACGGTGATGGAGAAAATCCTAAACCTCCCGATCCAGAAGGGATTGGAAGCTGTACGTATACAATTCAACCTCCAAGCCAAGCATCTGCACCACAGACCATCTCTATGGACCCGAAGGCAACAGGCGTGATTAAAGCAGATGATCCTAGTAATTCTCCCTATAGATTCGATGTGGGACAAGGGATACCCACCTCGGAATATCTATATGCGAATACGTTAGGACTGAACTATTTATTTCAGCACACATTCGGAAATATGGTCGGGAAGATCAAATATGATTGTAGCGTAGACCTGAAATACGTTTTGAATTGGAAAATAAAACAAGATCCTATAAAGGGGCCTGACGGAAAACCAAAACCCGTGCCAGATAAACCGATGACCCGAACAGAGCCTAAGAACTATTCATTTAGTTTCACACGCGATTATGACTATTGGAAGATCAACAATTTAGAAGTCTACAAAATTAACAGCGCAACCATGAGTAACTATGCCTTACCTAGCGGTAAGGTTACGATAAACCCAACGGGATATATACCGCCAACGCTAGAATCCAAGCATAGTGAGTCTGTAAATGATCATGTGTATCCCAAAAAAACAGGGAAGATTTCATTCTCTCCACCACCACAAGATGGAGGATATGACGAGCCTACTCCAGATGACCATTCGGATTTGTTAAAAGACATGGCTGAATCTCAGACCAAGGATGCCGATGTACAAAATGATAGGGTGAATTTTAATGGGGATGTCATCATGAGCGACGAAATGGCTATAAAAAAAGCACCCACGCCTGGAAAGATTAAAGAGTCTCCGATGATCGGTGACAACGTATTATATCTGGACAAGCAGCTCATTCGTAAAACACTTATAAACAAAGCCAATCAATCAAGCTCAGGCACGATCTTTTATGATCTCCTTGACGGTCATGTAGGGGGCAGTACTGGAAAGAATTATTCTATCAACCATATCAACACGGTAACGGTACATACACCGGTTGTAAACTACTCCTCCGTTACAGATGATAAGGAACATAACCAGAAGACGACACCTAATATGAATCGCGCAGCGTTTATTCTAGACAGACCTTTTACAGTAAGAATACCTACCGCAGGGCAGCATGTGCAATATCCTGGGTATGGGAATAGAGATTACGCGAAATACATAATGACCAAGCAGGTCTACTTTCCATTCGATGTCTATAATGCGGCGAGGACACAATTCATCCCGAAACACACATGGATCGATGTGCCCATTCATCAGTTAGATATAAGTTTCTTTCTTCCGGTGTGGGTAGATGAAGGTGATTATACGGTCTATTTCAGAACGATTGCTGAGAATGCGCCAGCCAAGCTAGATACTGAACCCGATGCGAACCGGGATCTGGTAAACCATGTTGCCACAGACACGGTGTCTGTAGAAGTTATCGGACGACTCTATGATTTTCATGTGACGGACATCGCTGATTATAACTGGGAAACGGTGTTTCGTACGAAGAAGGGAAGCAGTACACCAAGCGGCTTCTCCTACTGGGTAGGGGATAAATCAATTGATGGAGATCCCCGTGGAAATACTGCACCATATGTACTTCCGGTGGCGCAAGGAAAACATCCGAGTTCAAGCCATCAGAATGTAGCCGTCAAAACAGGTTATCATTTCAAATTTGATTTCAAAACGAAAGGCAACATGTTCCGTAACCAAGATGGGATTGTCATCACGCCAAGTTTCTATTATGTAAGTAAGGATGGAACAAGTAGACAAGCTGTAGATTTATATTATAACAGTGGCTCTAAGACCATGATTCAGCTAGGTTCCGCGCAAGATATAGAACGACGATATGTGATTCTAAATGATCGGTTACGGAATGTAGCTACAGAAGAGCTTCAGGACACAGCAAGATATCTGTACAATCACGAGGATGCAGCTCGGAAAGTAGGGACTCTAGCGCAGTTTACTCAGATATATATCGAGAAATTAAGCAAGCAAAAAACGTGGATAGGGCGCTATAATGATCTGACCTTACCAAGTAGCGTCCGTACGTTGATGGGACCGAAATACAACCTGCCTAGTAGTGTTGATCTAGAACGAGCCAATGCTTCCATCCAACACTGGTACGGGGAGTACAGTATTCCAGCCGATGTATATGCGGTAAAGAAAGGTACAAATGTAGCCGAATATGGCCGGACGCACACTTTAGATGATCACGCGCCTATATTTATGAAGCAGGGATATATTACTGTGAATTTCGATATTGAGACGTTGCAGAATGGGAATATCACGCATCCACATCTGCAATATATTCATGCCCCTCTGATGAATCAGTGGCAGATGGAAGGGTTCAGCAGAACGTATATAGACCCGAAGAAACAGCGATTCTCACTTATGGATGGAGACGTCATATTCTATCATGCGAACTTTTCGAGTCGAGATGACTTTAGATCGCAAGTCGCCCATTAA